ATGGAAAGTTATTATCGATCGCACATGTTGTTGCGTAAGAAACTGTAAGGATTAAACAAAGAAGACGCCGCCATCTTAGATTTGTTTTTACGTACAAAAGTACAAGAAAGCCATGCATGTTAATAAGATgcacattttgtttgaaaaactCATCGGGAAATATAACAGGTGGTCTTGGTCAACAGTCAAATTGTGAGAATTAGTCTTGAGTTGGAATATGTATAAACCGAAGAGTTCAAGCAGGGTGAGATATACGTTGGTGATACTTCGTTACTCCGACTAGATTAGACTCGTTGGGAAAATTAGGGTGGGGTATACCATCAACcaaaattacccccccccccctccgcctCCATCAAGTAGAAATAGACAAagtaatgataaatatatatcgtTGCGCAATTCCTCTGGAACCATGGCGACAAAAAGGTAATCACTTTAATGAGGGTTCAATGTGATGTTGTTTGctcttacattttgtacaagcTGTACTTTCCCCCAAAACTGCATCATCAATTGTCCAAGTATGGAAactattatgaatatatatgaaataattaatGGTTCTCTGAAGTGTGTCTAAGTCCTCTAGAAATGATATTTAAAAGCATTTAAACCAGCACTAAGACAAGGGTTGACAGGGTAGCCAAGGGAACTCGTCGTTCACTTACCGTTGTTGGGCAAAGACGAACTTATCACCAAAACGATAAGGGTATAAACGGTACAAAAGGCTGATTTCGGCATCTTCTTCACCAATGCACTAAATCCTTACAATATGTGTACTGGCGCTAATGTCAACCACCCCGGATTTATAACTTAAACTTGTCAGGGTGTAGCGCAGTTGTTTCAAATATTGTTGTTCTTTTAAGTTCTAGTGTATTCCTAGTCCCCTAAAAATCGATAACCCTTTACCCGATCGACGACCTAACAGAAGTGTGATTAAACGAGATTATGCAAATAGTGAATGACGAAAGCGGGACTCAACAATAGCCGGAGAGTTCTTGCTCATGAGACTCCATGAGGGGCTACCAACTGTCGATacatacaaatttttttttagcagTGTTTGTTCTCTAACTTAAATTTGATTGGTTCATTTATCTAATCATACCATCTTTTTGATATGGTTTACCTGTTCTGTTTCCTCATCACGTGCTAAGTTATCCTTCCGAATTTCATATAGACAGCAGAACTGTCAAAGTGTGTATCTGATGATTATAACCAGTAGTGTTACATTAACCAAAGGTTGGCACATAGTGAGAAATGCTCTTGAGCCTTTGAGAAATTCGAACTTGTTATTTGCCTTTCTTTGCCGTTCGCCCAGGCttagtattgtattttatgaaaatcaAACCATTTACTTGTTTCCTCAAgcgcatgcacacacatttaCTAAACAGCATACAAAATTGCAGGAGAAGAGGATTACACATCTTAACAAGCTATGACATTGCACAGTCATGTTAAAGTTTATTTGTACACACATGTATCCAAGAACATCTTCTGGAAAAAAATACACAGCTTCCAAGGTCCACGAGAGTCAAATCTTTACAAGATATATTTTGCAAATGATGACAACGCCTCGGAATATAAGAAATGTTAGTGGCATACAATCTGAAGTAATATCGAAGTCATAGGACAAAATATAACACACTAGAGACGTATTGGAAATCACGGTCACAGCATCGTCAGTCTGTGAAAGACCCACTTTATAACTGTTTGACTCTATCATCAATTTGGCACAAGCCAAATTTAGAAGCTTTCTTACTTGAGTTgccaaaaataaaatacttataTAGCATTACAAGCAAGATTAAACTGATGTAGTATAACTGCACTGTGAATATATGCCTTCGTCATTTTACATTAGCACAGTCGATGGCATATCATGGTGTTCCCATGTCCTCATATACATTACTGTATTACTGTCATACATTACATTagatgttttcaaattttcaaattgccTTTTTTATAAGGTTGCGTTCTGCGTGGAATATATGTTACAAGTAAATTTCAATATccattaaaaaatgctctatcTCACCCCCTAAACaaacccaacaacaacaacaacaacaacaacaacaacaacaacaaatttaaacCGCGCATAATTAAACCCGGATATTTGCCCTTTAGATATAACCGAATATAGTATTGCAAACGACTTTCGAGGAAAGACTACCACTCCATCGGAATCACAGTGTCATCATGCTGTTGTTGGTCTTTGTCGTTTACATCACTTTCTTCAATGTTATCGTCACGGCGACATGTTCTGAAATGATATAAAGTGATACTTGTGACAGATTAAAAAAAAGAGTAACCCCCACTCTCAATTTAAACACCAAACAAAACAGAATGAGAATTGACGGTCCATGCATTTTTGTGTGTTATGTTAATATGTTGTGCCGTGTTGTACTTCGTTTTAGTATACACAGCTGTCTTGCATTGAGTTGCGTTGCTGTGCGCTGCGCTGTGTTGCGTTGAGTTGCGCGCGTTGCTGTGCGCTGCGCTGTCTTGCTTTGAGTTGTGTTGCTGTGCGTTGCGCTGTCTTGCGTTGAGTTGCGTTGCTGTGCGCTGCGCTGTGTTGCTGTGCGCTGCGCTGTCTTGCGTTGAGTTGTGTTGCTGTGCGCTGCGCTGTCTTGCGTTGAGTTGCGCTGCGTGCGTCGcggcgttgtgttgtgttgtgttgtgttgtgttgtgttatgctATGTTGTTTTGTGATGAGTTTTGCTActtatgtataataccatattGAGCTGTACTGTGTTGAAATGTGATGTTACGTTATGATGCTTTGTCTAGTGTTAAgttacattacatattattaagCTGTATTGTTCAAATAAAGTATACTACTTACTTGCAACAACATGTACAGAAGCATATAGCATCCATAAAGACGTTTAGACAGTAACTTGTTTTATTCTTGGCAGTGCCAATAAATTTAAACGTGTCTGATCGACAATAACAACACAGGAAAACGAGAACGATAAGAGAACCCGTACTTGCTCCAACGATGATACCAACTGTCTTGAACTGCTCTTTCCTGTTAAAtaatgggggtggggtgggttgAGAATCGAAATGACAGTCATTAGTTTCTGACGCAAAGTGTATCAATGTCTGCTACGCCACCATTTCGATCGAAGAATTACTAGTATTATATTCGTTTGGTTGcctgattttttaattttttttaaatatttatttatttatttatttattttttttttttttgggggggggtatTGTTGAAAACTGAATATATTATAAAGATAGAATCGCTATACATGCGCATTTTGACTTTGAGAATGGTAGAATGAATGGAGGTGATTCACGATCTGTCATCGTTTTATCGTACCTAAAATCTTTCTACTCAGCGACTTCAATTTATGTCATCGTCACGGTCTGGTGTGACAAAAATCTTATGAGCATAGCTACATATTCTTTACTTGAACTATGACTCATAAGCTTCAAAGGATtcaaatgtagcaatatttgtaAGATTTTCGTTGAGTCAGGCGACATTCTGTTTCAGGCAAAATGGCTTCTATTGTACCGTTATTGTCAATATTGTCAGTGAATTTTAGTTATCAGATTAATATGCACAATGATTCACACTTCAACATTATCTGATTTTAAGTCTTGAAACTTACTTTTCTTCATCTCTTGCGTCGTTACTTTGACAGCAATTATGATAATTTCCATCTGCATCAGGACGGTCGTTATAGCAACAGTTTGTGTATGGGTTTGGATTCCCATCCTCATCCTCATCTGGACACCAATATGTATTATCAGGTGATGTGGCGGGTAGAGATTGATCTATAGCACACCGTGTGTCCCCGCTGTATGCTGGTTAtaatttcacacacacaaaaatttaTAAGGCGca
This region of Glandiceps talaboti chromosome 4, keGlaTala1.1, whole genome shotgun sequence genomic DNA includes:
- the LOC144434342 gene encoding uncharacterized protein LOC144434342 → MLAIILLLNLPRFAYSGDTRCAIDQSLPATSPDNTYWCPDEDEDGNPNPYTNCCYNDRPDADGNYHNCCQSNDARDEEKKEQFKTVGIIVGASTGSLIVLVFLCCYCRSDTFKFIGTAKNKTSYCLNVFMDAICFCTCCCKTCRRDDNIEESDVNDKDQQQHDDTVIPMEW